Proteins from one Podospora pseudoanserina strain CBS 124.78 chromosome 1, whole genome shotgun sequence genomic window:
- the IZH3 gene encoding inc metabolism membrane protein (EggNog:ENOG503NXK7; COG:U) produces MDVSPGLGCPSPFTFSACEDAPEAGQSSGAQAQERPALRQRRPSHFKQRRKSLVNQFMEGEEGLLLKLDLFLTNLEKKLEDWESYGELSLDSGISAAYSTLQAVQERCSQVSEEMMGAGRRKLHVMVETLESGYQDAMAAAESLNEKAKIGIEVLDDLLEDMENQAAKFRERGLANAAEVLMDEAHRVVDGGIERAMRAAESLEDHVQRAIARAREHGLLHYDDLPVPWRINPHIKKGYRFSETKLACVRSAFGFSNELVNIWSHAIGLVLVLAVAFYFYPTSTNFSLSSKADIFVAAVFFFAACQCLVCSTIWHTMNSVADVDLISMFACVDYTGISLLIASSIMTTEYTAFYCDPVSRYAYMITTALLGVGGVILPWHPKFNGADMAWARVAFYCGLGATGFLPILQISLTRSFASAMEFYGPIGKSIGVYLLGAIVYASKVPERWCPGMFDYCGGSHNLWHIAVLGGILFHYKAMQAFFSHAFALAQDGCAVY; encoded by the coding sequence ATGGACGTCTCTCCGGGTCTCGGGTGCCCCTCCCCGTTTACATTCAGCGCTTGCGAAGACGCCCCCGAAGCCGGCCAGTCGTCCGGAGCACAGGCGCAAGAACGGCCGGCCCTCCGACAACGCCGCCCTTCGCATTTCAAGCAAAGGAGAAAGTCTCTGGTCAACCAGTTcatggaaggggaggagggtctcTTGCTCAAGCTGGATCTGTTCCTCACAAatttggagaagaagctcgaggatTGGGAGAGCTATGGCGAGCTCAGTCTGGATTCCGGTATCTCGGCCGCCTACTCCACGCTGCAGGCGGTTCAGGAAAGATGCTCGCAGGTGTCGgaagagatgatgggggcTGGAAGGAGGAAACTCCATGTTATGGTGGAAACTCTCGAGTCAGGGTACCAAGACGCCATGGCCGCCGCAGAGTCGCTCAACGAAAAGGCAAAGATTGGTATCGAGGTGCTCGACGACCTGCTAGAGGATATGGAGAACCAAGCCGCCAAGTTTCGGGAAAGAGGCCTGGCCAATGCGGCCGAGGTGCTCATGGACGAGGCCCATCGTGTTGTCGATGGTGGTATCGAAAGAGCAATGCGCGCTGCTGAGTCCCTCGAGGACCATGTACAGCGAGCGATTGCCCGGGCTCGGGAACACGGCTTGCTTCACTACGATGACTTGCCAGTCCCATGGAGGATCAACCCCCACATCAAGAAGGGCTACCGGTTTTCCGAAACCAAGCTGGCCTGCGTGCGGTCAGCGTTTGGCTTCTCCAACGAGCTTGTCAACATCTGGTCGCACGCTATCGGCCTCGTCCTTGTTTTGGCTGTGGCCTTTTACTTCTatcccaccagcaccaactTCTCCCTGAGCAGCAAAGCCGACATTTTTGTTGccgccgtcttcttctttgccgccTGCCAGTGCCTGGTCTGCAGCACCATCTGGCACACGATGAATTCGGTCGCCGATGTCGATCTCATCTCCATGTTTGCCTGCGTCGACTACACCGGCATCTCGCTCCTGATTGCCTCGTCCATCATGACGACCGAATACACGGCCTTTTACTGCGATCCCGTCAGCCGTTATGCTTACAtgatcaccaccgccctccttgGCGTCGGAGGCGTCATTCTCCCATGGCACCCCAAGTTCAACGGAGCGGACATGGCTTGGGCCAGAGTTGCCTTTTACTGCGGCCTCGGCGCCACTGGCTTCCTGCCCATCCTCCAGATCTCGCTCACCCGCAGCTTTGCTTCCGCCATGGAGTTCTACGGCCCCATTGGCAAATCCATTGGCGTCTACCTCCTTGGAGCCATCGTCTACGCCAGCAAGGTTCCAGAGCGCTGGTGTCCGGGAATGTTTGACTACTGCGGTGGCAGCCACAACCTGTGGCACATCGCCGTGCTGGGAGGCATTCTGTTTCACTACAAGGCCATGCAGGCTTTCTTCTCGCACGCCTTCGCCCTCGCCCAGGACGGTTGTGCTGTATATTAA
- the cdc16 gene encoding CDC16 protein (EggNog:ENOG503NXS2; COG:U; BUSCO:EOG09263KVG) gives MTLRDLKAHPTEGLPSSTKETRTLSPMASLQAPVQLHSPPSPGSHRTLRRLQSAHSLGAKVAGQGSLITQQRLQQQQQQQQQQHIQHHPPTQQQHARILNTPPIPPRRHVNTTNRSPQRGRANSDAPITVPSPHTFGAAMTATRRSALNKRSPAADAMSLDKLLREGPPNGDIEGALESSRLKILDQGIKADSDGMSSLRIYVWLILLNAPVLETDSYLALIHRGASPAYSKIRNDTFRTLTTDPLFRRRVSEASLIRLLNAIAWKLHDARAERTREPSICSSSRQSLDQPNSRPGTGYGSGYDSNPTSPMSKHRARALTLTTEGSEASMPLDPGTYVQGMNVLAAPFLYAARSEAEAFIAFHQLLTKELPGYIRGAMDGVHKGLALVDKVLSIVDPKLSLYLLSKNLTAEIYAFPSVLTLCACTPPLPEVLRLWDFLFAYGPHLNILCIVAQLVMIRTKIMESPSPNKLLRSFPALQADQIKRTTLAIIKMIPDDVYSDIIAHAR, from the exons ATGACTCTTCGCGACCTGAAGGCACACCCCACGGAGGGGTTGCCGAGTTCTACCAAAGAAACCCGGACCCTGTCGCCGATGGCGAGTCTCCAAGCACCAGTGCAGCTCCACTCGCCTCCATCCCCCGGTTCACACAGGACCTTGAGGAGATTGCAATCGGCTCATAGCTTGGGTGCAAAAGTCGCCGGCCAGGGTTCTCTGATTACCCAGCAGAGgctgcaacagcagcagcagcagcagcagcagcagcatattcaacaccatcctcccacccagcagcagcatgctcGAATCCTGAACACCCCCCCTATCCCTCCTCGCAGACATgtaaacaccaccaaccggTCGCCACAACGAGGACGCGCCAACAGCGACGCACCCATTACAGTTCCTTCCCCCCACACATTCGGAGCAGCCATGACAGCCACGCGACGTTCCGCTTTGAATAAGCGGtcccccgccgccgatgCCATGTCTCTCGACAAACTCTTGCGAGAAGGGCCTCCAAACGGAGATATCGAGGGTGCTTTGGAGAGCAGCCGGCTGAAGATTCTTGATCAGGGCATCAAGGCAGACAGCGACGGCATG TCCTCTCTACGCATCTACGTATGGCTGATTTTGCTCAATGCGCCTGTTCTCGAGACCGATTCATACCTTGCACTTATCCACCGTGGCGCGTCACCCGCATACTCAAAAATTCGTAATGATACCTTCCGCACTCTCACAACTGATCCTCTCTTCCGACGGCGTGTGAGCGAGGCGAGCCTGATCCGCCTACTCAACGCCATTGCCTGGAAACTCCATGATGCCCGCGCAGAACGCACTCGGGAGCCCAGCATATGCAGCAGTTCCCGCCAGTCTCTTGACCAACCCAACAGTCGGCCGGGAACGGGCTATGGGAGCGGCTATGattccaacccaacctcgcCCATGTCGAAACATCGAGCCCGTGCTCTGACGCTTACAACGGAGGGTTCTGAGGCAAGCATGCCTCTTGATCCAGGAACTTACGTCCAGGGAATGAATGTTCTGGCAGCACCCTTCTTGTACGCCGCTCGCAGTGAGGCCGAGGCTTTCATTGCTTTTCACCAGCTTCTGACCAAGGAGCTGCCCGGCTACATTCGTGGTGCTATGGATGGTGTGCATAAAGGGCTGGCATTGGTCGACAAAGTGCTCTCCATTGTAGACCCCAAGCTCAGCCTGTATTTGCTCTCGAAAAACCTGACGGCTGAAATATACGCCTTTCCCTCTGTTTTGACGCTCTGCGCCTGCACCCCCCCGCTCCCCGAAGTCCTTCGTCTCTGGGACTTTCTTTTTGCATATGGGCCTCACCTCAACATCCTTTGTATCGTTGCACAGTTGGTAATGATCCGAACCAAAATTATGGAATCTCCAAG CCCAAATAAGCTTTTGAGGTCCTTCCCAGCTCTTCAAGCTGACCAGATCAAACGTACaaccctcgccatcatcaagatgaTTCCCGATGATGTCTACTCCGATATCATTGCCCATGCCCGATAA
- a CDS encoding hypothetical protein (EggNog:ENOG503PFAU) → MRLPCILTLGSASVVLAEDQPRNQKPLSPHPGTVTTPPQKFMSCSKTYGPDWKTCGDEATSRFCYSPAQGQSCCAVDNGYCEKGTWCAPVAGYCCLDSENLESCAQSAGFELPGLESSYLPSLKRSVSLLEDREVVVGEVKVSVAAKKKTLVGLGLGMGVVGLLMLSC, encoded by the exons ATGCGCCTCCCCTGCATCTTGACCCTTGGCAGCGCCAGCGTTGTTCTAGCAGAAGATCAACCCCGAAACCAAAAACCGCTATCCCCCCACCCGGGAACAGTGAcgacacccccccaaaaattCATGTCCTGCTCAAAAACCTACGGCCCCGACTGGAAAACCTGCGGCGACGAAGCCACAAGCCGCTTCTGCTACAGCCCCGCCCAAGGACAGTCATGCTGCGCTGTCGACAACGGCTACTGCGAAAAGGGCACCTGGTGCGCCCCCGTGGCTGGGTATTGCTGTTTGGAC AGCGAAAATCTCGAAAGCTGTGCGCAGAGTGCCGGGTTTGAGCTGCCCGGGTTGGAGAGTAGTTATCTACCGTCGTTGAAGAGAAGTGTAAGCCTGCTTGAGGAcagggaggttgttgtcggaGAGGTCAAAGTATCCGTGGCAGCGAAGAAAAAGAccttggttgggttggggttgggaatgggCGTGGTTGGGTTATTGATGCTTTCTTGCTGA
- a CDS encoding hypothetical protein (EggNog:ENOG503P2CF; COG:S) produces the protein MTVDSQPHVVGVTHPTLIQALETSRAAREQAQGIVKLVAEAQTAIADGTGTKADFKLPIQKAKKPLWTNLAVLRGQHRRAHFKARETKALTAEARQEVDSLHLSLQNLHYEERHLELEIAACEGFEHTYQLLPLIPVEEFLALHPEHAESDENTLMVARINHERTEREALEQQRLELQKQKTKLTTENKKRREDLANLDQKMEKFIDASRETDSENARARCLGWQT, from the exons ATGACGGTCGATTCGCAACCACACGTCGTGGGCGTCACCCATCCTACGCTAATCCAAGCACTCGAAACCTCCAGAGCAGCTCGTGAACAGGCGCAAGGCATAGTAAAGCTCGTTGCCGAAGCCCAGACCGCAATCGCCgacggcaccggcaccaaaGCAGACTTCAAGCTCCCTATACAAAAGGCAAAGAAACCTCTCTGGACCAACCTCGCCGTTCTTCGTGGACAACATCGTCGCGCTCACTTCAAGGCGCGCGAGACAAAGGCCTTGACGGCAGAAGCAAGACAGGAGGTAGATTCTCTTCACCTGTCACTACAGAATCTACATTATGAAGAGCGTCATTTGGAGCTGGAAATTGCGGCTTGCGAGGGGTTCGA ACATACCTACCAACTCCTCCCGCTGATTCCCGTCGAAGAGTTTCTCGCCCTGCACCCTGAACACGCCGAGTCGGATGAGAACACTTTGATGGTCGCCCGCATCAACCACGAGCGCACCGAGCGCGAAGCCCTCGAGCAGCAACGGCTCGAGTTGCAAAAGCAAAAGACTAAGCTGACGACGGAAAACAAGAAACGTAGAGAGGATCTTGCGAACCTGGATCAGAAGATGGAGAAATTCATCGATGCAa GCCGCGAAACCGATTCAGAAAATGCTCGAGCAAGATGTTTAGGATGGCAAACTTGA